The region GCGAGGAGATCTGGGTTCTTTCCAGAAAAATGCTTTGGAGTCGAACCTGAGTAGCCTGAGAGTGACTCGAGAAAACCTTGTTTCCGCAGAGTCTACGTTGGCTGATGCCGACATGGCCGAAGAGATGAGTAGTCTGGTACGCAACCAGATCCTGATGTCTTCTGGTACAGCAATGCTGGCTCAAGCTAACCAGGTACCACAGTCTGTTCTGACATTGTTGGAGCGAACCTGATGCAGAAACAATATCTTAAACTAAGCTGGTGAGAATTCACCCATGCAAGAGTAGTTGACAGCGAGTATCGAATGAGCCCACAATCAGTCGCACGATGCGACTCCAGTCAGAACCAGTGGTTACTGACACCCTCACCCATACAGATTAGGGAGGTCTCTTGGCAGAGATGAACCCGAATGCGGTCATGGGATTGGGCTCAAAGCTCAACACCTCTGAAATCATTGACCGCTTCATCAAGATTGAGAAACGCCGGCTACAGCCGGTAGAGCAACGCAAGGAAGAAAAGCTCCAGCAAGTAGATGCCTGGGCTGCGCTGCAAACGGAAATCAACAAGCTCAAAGACACAGTTGATTCCCTAGACCGAAAAGACATTTGGGAGGCTAAGAAGATCACTTCCAGCAAGCCAGATATAGTGACAGTGACTGGAGGTGCTTCTGCAGATCCTGGCAAGACAACGATTGCAATTGATTCGATTGCCACTGCACACCAACTGAATTCACCAGGATTTGAAAGTAAGGATGCAGTATTCGGAACGGGTGTGATTAAGATTCAAGTTGGCGAAGAAGACGGTGATACACCAATATTCATCAACATCACTGAAGAAAACAATACTTTGGAAGGTATTCGTGACGCGATCAACGACTCGGGAGCCGAAGTGGAAGCTTTTGTAGCAGAAACCTACGGAGATAAGCCCTTCCGGTTGTTGCTAACCAGTGAGCGAAAAGGAGCTGCGGGAGCAATTCAGATCGAAGTGAAGCTCGAGAGCAGTGAAGAAAATGCTCCGATTCTGGATTTCAGCAACAAGTATGATGAGGCTGCTGAATGGGAAGGAGTGATGCGTCGACGCACACTGGAAGACGCCGCTCTTGGTGAAGATCTGATGAGTTCGACGCCGATTACAGAAGTCACAGGTGATTACACTGGAACGGAAGACAATACATTCACAGTACAGGTGATTCAGGCTGGAGTCATACCAGGTGAAAATGATGTGGTACTGGCATGGGAAGACGAGCTTGGTAGAACTGGGGAATATCGCATCAACAAGTTCAACTACCGAGCTGGTGATGCACTGGAACTTGCCGATGGATTGAGCCTACGGTTGAGTCAAGGTGAGGTAGTCAGTGGTGACTCTTTCCAAGTCAAGGCCCACACAGAGAAATCTCCTGCAATGTGGTGGCTTAACGAAGGAGAACGTGCCGCAAAAGTTGATCCACCAACAGATTGGCAGACACGAGCTGAAGGTAGTGGGATGTATGTCTTCGGAGAATACACGGGCGAAGAAGAAGATACAGTGATTTTCCGGGTCGAAGGCTCTGGTCAGGTCGGTGGGCAGCAGCCCCTTTATCTTCACTATGAATTTATTGAAAGTGGAATGAACGGGAAGTTGAGAATCTCTGAGCCATACTTCAGTTCTGGTGGTGCAGGATCTTCCGAAACAGCGACAGCCTACGATGCTAAGGATGGAGAAGAACTGTTTAACTTGGAGTTTGGTGCCGGCAAAGGTGATGGAGTTCTCTCTATCGGCAATGGACTTTCGATCAAAGTGCCAGCGGGTTTGATTTCAGATGGTGACACTGCAACCGTACAAGTAGAACCGAAAAGTGATCCTGAAGCTGTTAACTTCTGGTGGCAGGAAAAATCAGGTGAAACCACCGGCAAGGTAAGTACAGGCAAGGTTGATGAGTTCATCAAGTTTGAACCCTATGAATTTGAAGAAGATGAACTAGAGGCAGCTGCTGAAGAATCAGGTGGTAAGCCCAAAAGTCGGTACGGTTCATTGGATGATGGAATACAAACTAATGAAGTCTTCAGCACGGCACCGATCGCGATCAGTGGCGACTACATGTCCGGCGAAAATAAGAACTATACCTTCACCGTTGTAGATCGAGGAAATGTCGGAGTAACGACAGAATTGGAGGTGAAGTGGGAAGACGATAAAGGCAATGAGGGCAAGCTCGACTTTGGGCTCAACTATCAGCCGGGTGATGCAGTCCCCTTCGACTCAGGATTGTCCTTGATGCTTGGGGAAGGAGAGTTGCTCGCAGGTGACAAATTTGAGGTCAATGCTACGACAGCAACGGTTCGAGAGGCTAAGGACTTGGTGTTACGCCTTGGAGCAACTCGGGAAGGTGGAGGCCTAGAGATTCGGCGGGACAATAACATGGTTGAGGACTTGGTTCCAGGACTTCGGATGGAAATCTTAGATTCTAGTGAAGAACCAATTACGATTTCAGTATCCGATAACACGGAGGTGGCCCGCGAGAGCATCATCAATTTTGTCGATGCTTACAACACATTCAACGCTACTGCGACCGAGGTGACCAAGTACGATGCTGCTACACAGACTGCGGCTCCCTTACTGAGTGATCGAAATGTAGCACAAATGACCAATGAAATTGCAACAACAGCAATCGGTTCAGTACCCGGTTTGCCACAGACAGACAATATGCTCTTTGCACTTGGGATTCGCATCAATGACAAAGGTGTCATGTCTGTTGATGAGAACAAACTGGATGAGAAAATTGCAGAAAACTTCGAGCTG is a window of SAR324 cluster bacterium DNA encoding:
- the fliD gene encoding flagellar filament capping protein FliD; translated protein: MNPNAVMGLGSKLNTSEIIDRFIKIEKRRLQPVEQRKEEKLQQVDAWAALQTEINKLKDTVDSLDRKDIWEAKKITSSKPDIVTVTGGASADPGKTTIAIDSIATAHQLNSPGFESKDAVFGTGVIKIQVGEEDGDTPIFINITEENNTLEGIRDAINDSGAEVEAFVAETYGDKPFRLLLTSERKGAAGAIQIEVKLESSEENAPILDFSNKYDEAAEWEGVMRRRTLEDAALGEDLMSSTPITEVTGDYTGTEDNTFTVQVIQAGVIPGENDVVLAWEDELGRTGEYRINKFNYRAGDALELADGLSLRLSQGEVVSGDSFQVKAHTEKSPAMWWLNEGERAAKVDPPTDWQTRAEGSGMYVFGEYTGEEEDTVIFRVEGSGQVGGQQPLYLHYEFIESGMNGKLRISEPYFSSGGAGSSETATAYDAKDGEELFNLEFGAGKGDGVLSIGNGLSIKVPAGLISDGDTATVQVEPKSDPEAVNFWWQEKSGETTGKVSTGKVDEFIKFEPYEFEEDELEAAAEESGGKPKSRYGSLDDGIQTNEVFSTAPIAISGDYMSGENKNYTFTVVDRGNVGVTTELEVKWEDDKGNEGKLDFGLNYQPGDAVPFDSGLSLMLGEGELLAGDKFEVNATTATVREAKDLVLRLGATREGGGLEIRRDNNMVEDLVPGLRMEILDSSEEPITISVSDNTEVARESIINFVDAYNTFNATATEVTKYDAATQTAAPLLSDRNVAQMTNEIATTAIGSVPGLPQTDNMLFALGIRINDKGVMSVDENKLDEKIAENFELVANVFRSNGDSDAPGVAFVGLTDKTQINPEGYDVEVSKVATRGTLTGGSLPGTVLINSSNNAFYLSSGNKRSELIEIREGTYTPASLAREIQSQLRQDRVLGTRSIRVEVKEEGLQFISDIYGSKSTLEIEAGEEKSLSGLGLGMYDAKTGEDVVGTIDGIEATGRGQLLVGADESEAEGLRLFVTLPEDQVQAGDPEANVVVTKGIAVQLKDILRRITDPAGGDLKQVTNDLSEQLQSYDKQIKTLNERISNKQESLQIKFAKLDNTMGRLKAQQSYLTQQLSALNGSKGGEKE